One genomic window of Halictus rubicundus isolate RS-2024b chromosome 12, iyHalRubi1_principal, whole genome shotgun sequence includes the following:
- the Mrpl30 gene encoding mitochondrial ribosomal protein L30 — MANRPTSVLLSFVRHRHRNLRAWKDDMVKYDYIEYYPSKKDHVDPPVTPAKVFMVFRVKPFKGNPWWEKDTLLQIGLQERGNEPTFLKNTPEMCRLLWKIKHLIKIVPVKLSDKPFNVNDSTEYYIDDNGTVHIGGKLDPARVEATESFKNSMKRLDNATISEKLRLQWVKGLLI; from the exons ATGGCAAATCGACCGACAAGTGTACTACTATCATTTGTTCGTCACCGTCATCGTAATTTGAGAGCATGGAAAGACGATATGGTCAAATATGACTATATCGAATACTATCCAAG TAAAAAGGACCATGTCGATCCACCGGTCACACCGGCAAAGGTTTTCATGGTTTTTAGAGTGAAACCTTTCAAAGGCAATCCTTGGTGGGAGAAGGATACCCTCTTGCAAATAGGATTACAGGAAAGA GGTAATGAGCCAACGTTCCTGAAAAACACACCGGAAATGTGCAGACTGCTTTGGAAAATAAAGCATTTGATCAAAATCGTTCCTGTCAAGCTCTCTGACAAGCCATTCAACGTGAACGATTCCACAGAGTATTACATCGACGACAACGGGACAGTTCACATCGGTGGCAAACTCGATCCCGCTAGAGTCGAAGCGACTGAGAGTTTTAAGAACAGTATGAAAAGATTGGACAATGCCACTATATCTGAGAAGCTTAGGCTCCAATGGGTCAAGGGGTTGCTTATATAA